One segment of Streptomyces sp. XD-27 DNA contains the following:
- a CDS encoding Fpg/Nei family DNA glycosylase, whose product MPELPEVEALAGFLAGHAVGREIARVYPVAVSVLKTYDPPLTALEGRTVTAAARHGKFLDLATGGPHLVVHLARAGWLRWQDGLPAAPPRPGKGPLALRLLFTAPPGTGFDLTEAGTKKGLAVYVVDDPRQVPGIARLGPDPLAETFTQEAFAALLHGERHQIKGVLRDQSVIAGIGNAYSDEILHAARMSPFRIAADLTEHETAVVYEALRTTLRDAVERSRGLAAGELKAEKKTGLRVHGRTGEPCPVCGDTIREVSFRDSSLQYCPTCQTGGKPLADRRMSRLLK is encoded by the coding sequence ATGCCGGAGCTGCCCGAGGTCGAGGCCCTCGCCGGATTCCTGGCCGGACACGCCGTCGGCCGGGAGATCGCCCGCGTGTACCCCGTCGCGGTGAGCGTGCTCAAGACCTACGACCCGCCGCTGACCGCCCTGGAGGGCCGCACGGTCACCGCCGCGGCCCGGCACGGCAAGTTCCTGGACCTCGCCACCGGCGGGCCGCATCTGGTCGTCCATCTCGCCCGGGCCGGCTGGCTGCGGTGGCAGGACGGCCTCCCGGCGGCCCCGCCCCGGCCCGGCAAGGGGCCGCTGGCGCTGCGCCTGCTGTTCACCGCACCGCCGGGCACCGGCTTCGACCTCACCGAGGCGGGCACCAAGAAGGGGCTTGCCGTGTACGTCGTCGACGACCCGCGCCAGGTGCCGGGCATCGCCCGGCTGGGCCCGGACCCGCTGGCCGAGACCTTCACCCAGGAGGCGTTCGCCGCGCTGCTGCACGGCGAACGGCACCAGATCAAGGGCGTGCTGCGCGACCAGTCCGTCATCGCCGGGATCGGCAACGCCTACTCGGACGAGATCCTGCACGCCGCCCGCATGTCGCCGTTCCGCATCGCCGCGGACCTGACGGAACACGAGACCGCCGTGGTGTACGAGGCGCTGCGCACCACCCTGCGGGACGCCGTGGAACGCTCCCGCGGGCTCGCGGCAGGAGAGCTGAAAGCGGAGAAGAAGACCGGCCTGCGGGTGCACGGGCGCACCGGAGAGCCCTGCCCGGTGTGCGGCGACACGATCCGGGAGGTGTCCTTCCGCGACTCCTCGCTCCAGTACTGCCCGACCTGCCAGACCGGCGGGAAACCGCTGGCCGACCGCAGGATGTCGCGGCTGCTGAAATAG